AATTCTGTTTTGTTATATTTGCGGCAATTCATCTGAGTCAGCATTATGACAAGGTCAAGACCTTTAAGGGAATTCTGCCTGTGGTGCTTGTGGGCAGCTTATTTTGCGCGCTTATTTTGCTGGAACCCAATATGTCGGTGACAATATGCTGCGGAGTGGTTTTGGTCAGTATGCTGTTTGTGGGCGGAATAAAATTTAAGCATATGGCATTTTTACTCATTCCGGCGCTCGTTTTAGTGCCGCTGCTGATTATTATTGAGCCTTATAGGCTTGACAGACTTATGGCTTTCATTAACCCATGGGCCAGCCCTCAGGGGGAAGGGTATCAGCTGATACAATCTCTGTTCTCTATCGGCAGCGGCGGTTTGTTTGGCGTAGGGTTATTTGCGTCAAGGCAAAAATACTTATTTTTACCTTTTGCTGAAAGTGATTTTATATTTTCGATAATCACCGAAGAGATAGGAATTGTGGGCGCGGGCTTTGTGCTTTTGTTGTTTTTGGCGCTTATAATTTGCGGAATAAAAATTGCAAAATCAGCCAAAGACAGGTTTGGAAGCTATCTTGCTGCAGGAATTACCTCGCTTATTGCAATACAGGTTTTGGTTAATGTGGCGGTTGTCACGGGGGCTATTCCGCCAACGGGGCTTCCGCTGCCGTTTATCAGTGCCGGCAGCAGCTCAATTATTGTGCTTATGGCAGCGGTAGGTGTGCTTGTTAATATTCACCGCAGTGGCGTTAAAGCTAAATAGTCACCAATTTATTGCTGTAAGCGTAAAATGGACTAGGAGAGTATTATGGATAAATTTGTTATAAACGGGGGCAATTCTCTTGAGGGAGAACTTGATATTCCGTGTTCGAAAAATGCTTATCTTCCAATTCTCGCAGCCTGTATGCTTCACAGCGGCAAAATAATGCT
The Christensenellaceae bacterium DNA segment above includes these coding regions:
- the ftsW gene encoding putative lipid II flippase FtsW, whose product is MNRLTGAVTITLTIILLLLGLVFVYSASSYSAQVYYGNEYYFLFKQIIGVLLGVVALIIMSFLDYNKLKRFKWWFAGLGFVLLAIVFIPGVGIENYGAKRWIGIGSFTIQSSEIAKFCFVIFAAIHLSQHYDKVKTFKGILPVVLVGSLFCALILLEPNMSVTICCGVVLVSMLFVGGIKFKHMAFLLIPALVLVPLLIIIEPYRLDRLMAFINPWASPQGEGYQLIQSLFSIGSGGLFGVGLFASRQKYLFLPFAESDFIFSIITEEIGIVGAGFVLLLFLALIICGIKIAKSAKDRFGSYLAAGITSLIAIQVLVNVAVVTGAIPPTGLPLPFISAGSSSIIVLMAAVGVLVNIHRSGVKAK